AGCTGAATTACACATGTAGTTTTCTGTGTCTGGCTACTTTAAtttaggccagtggttctcaattaGGAATGATATTACCTCCCAGGCGTCATTTGGTAatgtttggaaacatttttggtggTCATGATTTAGGCAGGTGAGGGCTACTACTGACCCCTAATGggcagaggccaaggatgctgcaaAACTTTTACAGTGCACAGCACAACCCCCTATGACAAACGATTATCCATTTCAAAATGATAACAGTGCTGAGAATAGAAACCTTGATTACCATAAAGCTTCTGAGcctcattcatatttttatttattttctaattgactAATTGAATTTGTCAATACACTGTTCCTCCTAATAGTTGAGTAGTATTTCCTTACGTGGATATACAGCAATAAACTTATTGATCTGCCAGTTGATGGACatgtatttttgcctttgtttattCTCATTTTGGACTATCATGAACAAAGTTGCTATGAACGTCCATCCATAGGTCTTTCAGGGACTTAtgccttcatttcctttgggtaaatgtcTTAAGAGAATCTTTACTGAGTTATATAGTAATTGTATGTTTGACCTTAAGTAAattgccagactgttttctacaatggctgtaccattttgcatttctaccaaCTGTATATGAGAGCTCTTGTTGTATTCTTGATATAAGTATTTCCTTCCAGTCAGTGGTATACCTTTTCATTTACTTGTAACttttcaaagagcagaagttttaaattttgatttagcCCATCATCAAAGTTCTTCTTatcttttcttagaaaatttgACTTAACTGGCTCAAAAGGACTTGAccctatgttttattttagattgttattgttttagctcttatatttagggcTATacacatttcaaattaatttttgtataaggtgcagacaaagattaaggatatttacttatttatttttgcatatggattTACAGTTGTtctttgttgaaaaggctattctTTCCTACTGAATTATTCTGGCATTTTGTTGAAGATCAGTTACTACATGTGTGTATTTCTTCTGGACCCTCAGTTCTGTTCTATTCATCTACTTGCCTATCCTTAGGTAAATACTACACCATATTGGCTTCCAGAGCTTTAAGTTTTGAAAACAGAAGAACCCTAACAAACTGTTTTGACTATTTTAGGCCCCCCAATTTTTTCTTAGgtccaaaaataaattttatctaaCCTTGAGCATAGCTTGCTTCTTCCCCTTACCTACCTTTATCCTGGGACCCAGGCAGATGAAAAAAAGCAACAGTGGAATCGCACATTGAATATTAAAACTTGTGGTTGTATGTATCACATGATATTCTGTTATATCACAGTGACTAAAGCAAGTTTCATATATTCAAAACTTTGCTAAATAAAGTGGGAATTATACTACTCCCATAGCAAGGAAGGGTCCCTGAAGGGACCGGCCAGGTAGAAAAAATAGccaattttgatttttaaaaatgcaatcttttATGGAAACTTGCATAGGACAATAATTACATAGTTAttattcagtaaataaataattcataatgACAGAGTTACTTGGAATTCTTGTTTTATTAATCACAATTACATGCACATTGCTAGTACTTTAATCAAAGTGATATCTTTATACCTATTTCATCTCATACTCTGCCTTAGGTTTCTCCCTTCTCCAAACCCTCTGGATGAATCCTTAATGAGTATTGTTTCCAAATCATCATAATCTAACAATTCCACAATGGCTCTTTGTTGTTTTTTACATCAAGTTATAGTTTAGAATGGCATTCTTGTTATTCCAAAATGCTGAGTATCTTGCTCCTGCAAGTAAGTTACACTATTTTATTCTCCACATGCACTTTTATTCCCCTTGCCAATCAAACTTTCAGTTTTCATCCTAGGTCAGGTTCATGTAATTTCTTTTGCAAGAACACTTTCTTAATTAATTGAGCTCATTATAAATTTTCCTTTATCTAAAATGCAGTTCACTCATAAGCTCTGAGAACTGGTTGAACAATTGATTTATTTGACTAAACtttttttcactaaatgttttatttatgggTGTCCAATGTTTCCAAATAAACTATTAATCACTTGAAGCAGAAGtaatgttttgaattttattttccactgGCTCTAGAACAGGATAGGATAACCAAGAGTGCTTGCAAAAATTTGCTGATTTGATATTTCCAGCTGCCTCTTAAATGATGGCTTTTTCAACTCTCATTCCCTGAATCTCTCAGGTCCACGTGACAACaaccattattaagtccccataAGACTCTTGAAATATATTGCTGTTGTGAACTAAATAATACCATCTTTGTTGTTTAATAAATCCCATTGTGAGACAATTTCTTGGTTAATTCCCCAGTCCCTACAACATCCATTTTACCTACAGCTGCTAAATGGCTAATGATTTAAGTAGatcacttatttatatttaaaactacCTCTTGTATGCACTCTTTCAGAGTCCATTTAACACTCTGAATAATCTAAAGCCCCAGTTCTTCTACAGATCTGGTAAGCAAACATTGCAAATGATTTCTACTGAAAGATTTTTAATGTCTGCTCTTGATTCTTGCATCTCCTAGTCTCTATTCCATGGAGCTGagatcaataaaatatatatgtttgcatATATGAAGGGAGGATTCAAACAGGAGTGGGATTAAGGAGattgatatttgatattttttccataaaaatgtgATGTATTCTTTAGAAGACAAAGGTAAAATTTTAATCGGAGAATTATGAATATTTATAGGAAGAACTGACTcatattttaacaaaaagaaattaagaagaaaagttAAGTGCCTTTCCCTGGGTTGTATGGTTGTAGTAAACTTGGTAATAAATCATTCTTCTCCACTCTTTAAACATCAGCAAAACTAATATTCTCTGTGTTTCTGAGGAGTTGCAAACCACGTAATTTTATCTGTGAACACGCTGAAAATCTCTGAAAATTTCAAGAGTTCTGTAACTGCTCATTGAAGCCTCTCTGTAATGTGGCTTAAGAACCCATACcacttatatataatataattttatatgctcTTTCAGTAAGGATATTCTTATGGATGAATTCTAAATgactaattgtgtgtgtgtgtgtttaacacaTTGTGACCCCAGTGTGAGTAGTTACTTAATGTTGGTTATCTTTAGGATTATATAGAAGAATGGATGGGCCAATATGTAGGTAAGTAGATCTCTCTTCCGGATATCATTGCAATTTGATTGCTTTTTAATACCAGATAGGCAAGTGTTATTTTCAACACCCATGGCTTAAGTGCTATTTCACTACTATCTCTAATGTCCTATAATTATCTTTCAAGCTAATATACCAAGGAGGATGGAAAGAATAGTAAAGGTAAGTTTTCATAGAGGAAACAGTCTGTGTAACTGTAGGATTGACTCATATCAGTAGCAGAGTTCTGACCCTTTGGAAGGTTCTGACACTCTACTGGTTGGTTCCAGTGGGGAAGGATTAGACTTCAGAAGCTGAGCGACTAAGGTAGAATCAGGAAGCCATTTACAGAAGGGGGACAAAGTTTACTgaagaattggagaaaaaaaggagtcTAATTTCCAAGTAAATTCTTGGAAATGGAGCTTTTGCTTCAACAGAATCATACtgcctcttgatttttttttctctttggtataGGCTTCCCCCTATCAATCAGGACAATGGATGTGGCCAATAGGTCTActgtttctgaatttgttttgctgGGACTGTCTAATTCCTGGGAACTACAGATGTTTTTCTTTGtggtattttcattgttttatgtgGCAACAATAGTGGGTAACAGCCTCATAGTCATCACAGTTGTCGCTAACCCTCACCTACACTCTCCCATGTATCTTCTGCTCACCAACCTTTCCATCATTGATATGTCTCTTGCTTCCTTTGCCACCCCTAAGATGATTACAGACTACCTCACTGGGCACAAAACCATCTCCTTTGATGGCTGCATCACCCAGATATTTCTTCTACACCTTTTTACTGGTACCGAGATAATTTTACTTATGGCTATGTCCTTTGATAGGTATATTGCAATATGCAAGCCCCTCCACTATGCTTCAATCATGAGTCCTCGGGTGTGTGTTGCCCTCGTAGTGGCTTCCTGGGTGGTGGGAGTCATGCATTCAATGAGCCAGGTCATATTTGCTCTCACGTTACCATTCTGTGGCCCCAATGAGGTGGACAGCTTTTTCTGTGACCTTCCTGTGGTGTTCCAGCTGGCCTGTGTGGATACTTATGTTCTGGGCCTCTTCATGATCTCAACAAGTGGCATAATTGCCTTgttctgctttattcttttattcaattCATATGTTATTGTCCTGGTTACTATCAGGCATCATTCTTCAGGAGGATCATCCAAGGCCCTTTCTACCTGCACGGCTCATTTCATTGTTGTCTTCATGTTCTTTGGGCCCTGCATCTTCATCTACATGTGGCCACTGAGCAGTTTTCTTGTAGACAAGATCCTGTCTGTGTTTTACACCATCTTTACCCCCATTCTGAACCCAGTAATCTACACCTTGAGGAATCGAGAAGTGAAGACAGCCACAAGGAAACTGAAGAACAGGCTTCTAAATTCCAACAAAGCAACTCCTGTATGTTACTTTTAGTTTTAACTTCCTAGGCATTAAGTGCCACAGTTCTGTGTACACAACACAGGTCACATGCTGTTCTTATTTCTGGAGTTCTTATCAAACTGTAATTGCTAAAATTTGTGAAGGAGGAAGGCAAGTTTGTGTTAAAAACTTTTCTCAGgcattatatttaaagtaattttaagttTCAGAAAAACAAGTTGACAGAAACCATTTCTTCCAGAAGCAAAGACTACCTGTAAAAATGCCAAGAGTCACTGTTCCACatagaaaatataatattaataaccTATTCattggaaaagagaagaaatgagaagaagTATAGATTAAAGGAGAAGTGGGAGGTAGTGGCATACATAAAACCAGTGACTGAGTTACTCAGATAGTTGTCCCTACATATGATAGATTAGTAAGATTTCTATAAGCCTTAGAAACTCAATACTACTTTCCGAGAGGCCTCTAGCAAATAGGCAGTTATTTTCTACATATATCCCTGAGTCAATCCTACATAACTTTTAAACCAATTTGTAATCTgttcttttaaagaaaacctgAGATATATTTCACTACAAATATTGATGAGGGCCAAAGAAAATGCTGTAAGTACAGAAGTCTTCACTACTTGCTTTATTTAATAAGCAAAGAAATATAGCAATAACTCCTGAAAATGCAGAATGAATAAAGAGGCTGGAGAATTCTGCCAATCGGAAAACATTATGAAATGAGTTTCAAATCAGTACACTTTGTTTCATATAGATACTATGCCAGCTTAATGCCTGGGATATGAAAGCTAGAATTAAATTAAGAGATACAGTTTATGATAATTCCAAGTGAGCCTatgctttcctttaaaatcattatattgctttttactttggttaaattaatttttccttttaatattttgatgcaAATATAAGAAGTTTGTGCTTGGTAATGCAATGCCAATGTAATAAGTATATTTCTGTACAcagtttttttgcttgtttttttttactgttttaaatgcTAAATTCATTATTAGCATTAAGGTACAGAAGGTATTACTACCACCTGCCGGGAGGTACTGGAATTGCAGGCTCTGAAGCTCGAGAGAAATCTATGTGCCTTGCTTtgcaaatcattttctttaaagatgaTAAACATGAAAGAATTAACTGTTATTTGGAATTTACTAAattaaatttatgaaatataatGTCTAGGATATTACCCAACTTGTATCCACAAGAGGAAAGATTCTGTCCCAActataatatttgataaataatcaagttgttattatttttctggcATTACTGAGTAAATAGAAAAAACCAAGCATTACATATGCACTAATTTATCATTGATGAGTAAGAGGTTAAGGAAAGGAAATtcttaacttttcattttaagtcAAATGATAAgagaaatgtgttttttcttcatcagagtgtattttttattttcttcattaacgTATTAAACAAGGGAACAACTTTACAGTTTAAacgtgtgtgacagtgtgttttaTATCTGCATAATAGCATAATTCAATTTGAAATAGGGATACAAATGGACTACAGGTTGTATGTGTGAACTTTCCCTTAGTTTCAGTTACATGTGAAAATATGTTCAGGATCAAGGAATTCACTTATGTAAAAATTTTCTAGCTGGTGTTTTTGAAATGCCCCAAATAATTCTTTCAAATAACATATGTATTTGagcaggaaatattttttaaatgaacttttttcAAGATAAAACTATGGAATCTTTTTAAAAGGATGTCATTAACCTTCAGTACTTGTGTGGAGAATTCTAAAACTTAAGGATATTTGCCAAAACCCTCAAAGATGTAAATGATCAGTAGACAGCTCTGTAAAAACAGTAAATAATGAGATTAAGTAGTTGGATTGGTAGTGAGGCTTTACGGCTGAGAATGAAGTGGACCATACACAGCCTCTGGAGGACTTCCATATATAAAGGGATCTATCTCCTTCCTCCCCTGGTCGCTCACCATGAGGAGTCATAATACAAGTAAGTATCTCCACATATTTCATAAACACTTAAATCTTAATTAGGAGCTAAAGGTGGATAATTTTGTGACTACTATATCTCCTCACTATGCTGCTGACAATCTTTTACCAAGTATAGTGACATGCCACAGCCTCCTTACGCAGTTGTAAAGATGGTGCCATTTGCCAGTAGGGCATTCCAAGGCAGAAATAATGTTTTGCAATATATGCTAGACAAAATATCAACATATGAGGTCAAGGATAGTTTTAAATGGTCTAAATGTCCAATAACACAATTGAGGGAGTATTGAGATATGGGGAATTTACAAGAAAACTAGGTTGACAAAAATCCATCTTTCTTTAGGTGTTTGGGAAGTCTGACAATTACAAacttataaacttttaaaaattgtgaaaagCTGTCTTGTAAAATTAAGCAGAATAGTCAAATGcaagtgaaaaaaattattaagaactagGTCTAGAGGAAatgataaaatgtaaattataatatATGAAGGAATTGGATATGTGTAAGGCAGTAAAAAGTATAAGTGGTGTATACTTCCAGAAATACTTGAGGAAAATTTCGGAATACTACATAGGGTAATGGTGGATTTACACTGAAGCCTAAGTTTTAGGCCGCCTTCTTTGCATGGATTTCCTCCAAGTTTCTGTAATGGACCCTAACAACATTTTATGCATAATTTTGactctttctttcttaagagAATTCCCTTAGACCATACAAACTTCAGGCTTCACAAAACTTGGATCCATCCTGAGGGCAGCAGTCAGTCTTAGACTTAGGTGTGTGTAGAGCAATGTTAAATGCTAGTTCCACTGTTTGTGCAAACCTGGGTCATGGGTCAGTATGATATCTGACTTAATTGACTTTTTATCCTTTATCCTTCtgattattttgttgttgttaaatatatacatacatcccAACATCTAGCATATTTGAACATGTTCAGACACTTTACAGAACTGCTTTCAAACTCAAGCAGTGACTAACAAAATCTTACTCTTCAAAGGAGATTTTAGATGAAATAGTTAGAGCACAGTTGATAAGACAGTTGGATTAACCCTCTTCTCTCCCTATTTCTTCCCCATTACTATTTTGCATATCTATTTTTGGATGCATGTACCCAGactgaaaactaaaatataatgtttgcattttcaatttttactCTGATAACTTACACTGCCAATATAGGGAGAagatgcagcactatttacatttaactatctctttaaaatttacttttttattaaagaaaatgttgAGGCCTGGAGGTTCCAGgtttttcttcccctagttttTTTATGACTATTAATTGGTAGCCTGTTCTAATTCACCtatctttattttttgccttgTAATTCTTCTAGGACTCTGCCACTGTCAATAAATgctacattttcttattttcctcacTTACCACCAGAGGAAATTTGAAGGAAAATGTGTGTTTTAAACTGAAAAGACTAGTGCTAGGAATAGCACCTAAATTAGGAATTTCTTTTCACATAATTATGTAGCTATCTCTGCTAACCTTTTCCTCTTGTCAGAGTATAATTATTTTGGCTGGTCTtaagtgaagaaaacagaaaccaccGGGTATATTAAGCAAATTTAGCACAATGCATCAGATGCTTACAAAATTCCTGGGAGAGCTAGAGAAGTAGGACTTGGGGCCACTACTGGAGCTGTTGGCTTCCTTAGACCCCAGTCGTGAGATCTTAAAGTCAAAGAGCCT
This is a stretch of genomic DNA from Manis javanica isolate MJ-LG chromosome 8, MJ_LKY, whole genome shotgun sequence. It encodes these proteins:
- the LOC108403161 gene encoding olfactory receptor 4K2, whose amino-acid sequence is MDVANRSTVSEFVLLGLSNSWELQMFFFVVFSLFYVATIVGNSLIVITVVANPHLHSPMYLLLTNLSIIDMSLASFATPKMITDYLTGHKTISFDGCITQIFLLHLFTGTEIILLMAMSFDRYIAICKPLHYASIMSPRVCVALVVASWVVGVMHSMSQVIFALTLPFCGPNEVDSFFCDLPVVFQLACVDTYVLGLFMISTSGIIALFCFILLFNSYVIVLVTIRHHSSGGSSKALSTCTAHFIVVFMFFGPCIFIYMWPLSSFLVDKILSVFYTIFTPILNPVIYTLRNREVKTATRKLKNRLLNSNKATPVCYF